The stretch of DNA CCCGGCCTTCTCGCGTGGATGGTGGAGCACGGCAGCCACGTCGCCTGAAGCAAACACTCCGCGCTGCGAAATGGATTCCAGTGTGTCGGCCACCCTTATGAATCCGCGTTCATCGACCGCGAGGCCGGACTTCTTAATCCAGTGCGCTCCGCCCGCCTGCGTAACCCAAAGTATTTCATCAAGGGCCAACGCCTTGCCGCCCTCCAGCCGCACTGCGTTTGGAAGGACCTCGGCCACCGCATGACCCGTATGAATTGCCACTCTGCGCTCAGCCAGGACACGCTCGAAGCGTCGCCGTACGTCCGCCGAGTGGGTCGGCAAAATGGGACCGGCGCTAATCAAATGAAATTCTACTCGTAAGCCGACCGCTGAACCTGGACGAGCTGCCGGCATATTTGCGAACGAGTGCTGCATTGCCAGTAAAATTTCCACGCCCCCGGCGCCGGCGCCCACCACGCCGATCCGCACGGTTCCCGCCGCCTCGCACACACGCTCTCGGAGCTTCTTCCAGCGCTCGATAAAAGTGCTGATCGGTTTTACAGGGACTGCGTGAGCCGCCGCTCCCGGGATATTAGCGAGCAGCGGAGTGGAGCCGGTGTCGATGGAAAGCACATCATAGGGAATCGGTGATCCATTGCGGCGATGAAGCTGCCCGGAGTTATAGCTAAGACCGGTGTCGAGGCCCACGGCCTCATCGTGAATAAATTCGGCCCGCGCAAATTGCGCCAGTGCTGCCAGATCAATATGCATCTGCTTGAAGTCATAGTGTCCGGCGATATATCCCGGCAGCATCCCGGAGTATGGCGTGTGGCGTTCGCGACCGATCAGCGTCAGGCGCGCGCCCGGCTCCGGGCGCAGGCCCCATCGGCGCAGAACCTCCACATGGCTGTGCCCGCCGCCCACCAGCACCAGATGCTTCTCCGCTACGTTCACTGATTTCCTTAGGTTGTAACTCTACGACTGCACCCGCGCAAGTACCCGCGCTGCTCCCACCGCAAAGGTCTCCTCTGGCGTCAGCAGACTCAATACCAAATACGCTTCGCGCTCGAAATCGTAAAAATAGCCGGGCTGCACGATCACGTTGTCCTGCTCGAGCAGTTCCAGCGCCCACTGCTCCTCGCTGCGATTGCGCGGGATTTCCAGAGTGGCATACCATCCACCCTCGGCGGCGAGAACCCGTGCTGACGAATCCGCCGCCAGCGCCGCTTGCAGGTGCGACAAATTTCTCTGCACGCGCATCTGGATTGCCGTCTGCATCGCGGCACCCAGTTTCAGCAGACGAGGCAGGGCGTGCTGCACTTGACTCGACACAGAGAGATAGGTGTCGGCGATCAGCTCCAGGCGCGCCAATGCGTCGCGACACGCATCCGGCGGGCCGGAGACGGCGATCCAACCGGCCTTCACCTGCGGCAGTCCCGCGACCTTTGACAACCCACTCAGCGAAAACGTCAGCACGCCGGTTTCATCCACTACGGACCGCACCAGATTTTCTTTCGCTGTGGCTGGGAAAACGAAATCAGAGAATACCTCATCGGAGATCAGCGCCAGCCTGTGTACGCGGCACAGTTCCATCAACTGCGCGCGCTCGTCCCGCTTGAGAAATGACCCGGTTGGATTGTTCGGATTGACGATCACCACAGCGCGTGTTCGCGGCGTCAGCGCGGCACCCAATGAATCAAAGTCGATACGCCACTCGCCATGATAGGCCAGCGAATAATGCACAGGCTGCACCGCTTCCAGTCCCGCGAGAAATTCGAACAGCGGATAAGACGGACGCGGGACCAGCACCTCGTCGCCCGGATCAGCCAGCAGTTTGAACAGGTAGGAGTAGGCTTCACTGGTGCTGGCGGTGAGCAGTATGTGCTCCGGCGAGACCGCGCAGCCGCGTGCGGCATAGTAGGCCGCGACGGCCTCCCGCGCTCGCGGCAGCCCCATCGCAGAAGGTTCGTATACCAGCCATCCCGGATTACTTAACGCCTCTAGCAATTGAGAAGAAGGATAGGATATTCCCGCGCGCGTGGGATTCGATTCAGTCAGATCGAGCAGCGAAACTTCCGCGCGGCGTTTGGTTTCCAGCAGTTGCGAAAGCCGGTTCGTGCGCATTTCCCAGACAAACCGCGAAGAGTAGTGAATGTTCGCCATTATTTTCCAGGCCGGTTGAGCACCGCGCTCACCGACGACACGATGAAGGGAATCAGAAAGTTTAGAAATATCTTAATGCCAATGCGCGTCGTAACAGGCTGGGTGAACAGCACATCTCCCTGATTGGCGATGGATAGCAGGCAGCCGACGATGAGCGCAATGGTTAAACTCTTCTTCGCCACGGCGGCGGAAAGCGCGTAGGACATAGCGCTGGAAGTTTTAGATTCAGCCGGCACGATCACTTCCTTCTACACGTTCCGCAGGAAGAAATTGCAGATGTGGTAGCCGTCCAGATAGCGAAATGGCGTACGGCCCATGGTGTAATGTCCGCAGGGCACCACGGCCACGTCGTGGTCGAACTCGCGCAGGCGCGCTTCTTCCAGCATGGCGTCGGAGTACTGGCGCAGGAACGTCGAGTCGTACGTTGCGTAGATGAACAACGACTTCTTCTTCATAGTGGAGTAGCGATGCACGTACTCCGCCGGAGTAATCGCCCGCCAGGCCGCCTGCAACTGCGGCAGATCGACATTGCCATCGAAGCTCTGGCGGATGTGCAGCGTGGATAGACCCGTCCACACCACGTCAGCGAAGTAGAGCGAGACCATGTTGTAGACGTTGGCGCGCAGGCGCGCATCATGCGCGCTGGCGAGGAACGCGTAGGCCGAGCCGAGGCTGGTGCCGATGATGCCAAAGCGGTGGTAGCCCTGCGACTCGAGCCAGTCCAGGCAGCAGCGGATGTCGATCACCGCCTGGCGCGTCGAGTCCACCGTGCGGCCCACGTTGGACGACACCGCGTAGTCGGCGCGCTCGAACCCCGGCAACATGCGACGGTCATGATACGGCAGACTCACGCGCAGAGTGGGCAGCCCCAAATACTGCAATGCCTTGCACAACCCGACGTGCTCATTTACTTTGGCATTCCAATGCGGCAGGACGATGATCGCGCGGCCTTTGCGATCTGAGGCGGGAAACCACTGCGCGTGCGCGATGTTATTCTCCGCGTATGGCGTCCTTACCGGCGAGGTGAAACTCAGAATATCGTCGCGCAACTGAAAGTCAGTGGGCGTCTGGTAGCCGAAGAACTCCTCGCTCGCGCGGCTTCCGGCTTCTCCCAGAGCGGCCAGATATCCGGCTGGGTCGTGACCATTGCGCGCAATCTCGCGCGCGGACGGCCAGTGCTCGGCCCAATCGAGACCCCAGTCAAACGGCCTCACGACGCGGTTGGTGGCCGCGGTCATGAGCTTCATCTCCCAGTCATCCATTCGTTGCCGGTATGCGCGATTCAATTCCACGCGCGCCCGGTATATCCATCGCAATGGCACAAGCGCTCCCATTACAGAATGACTCAACTGCAATTAGGCCACATCATTTTTTATTAGCGCAAGCTCTCGGCGGTTCCATCGATAGTGGAAGCGTGACAGTGGATTAGAGCGGCATGGTCGATTCGACGATGGCCTTTGAGCTGACTGCTTCCAGAAAACGAGCGATGCGAGCCGCGTTGACGCCCAGGTCCCCGCGCCCGTCTCGCGAACGCGAGCGCATCTCCACCAGCGTCCCTCCGGGAACCGTGCGCGCCTGCACCACGAAGTCATCGCGGAAGTGGAACAGCATGGACTCTTCGTAGCCCTCCAGGCTGAGCGTCAAGCCATCGACCACCGTTACCTTCCATTGGATGTTGCTTTCGGCGGCGGCCCGCAATAAGAGAAACGTCTCGCTGGGAGTCAGCTTCACATACAACGCTTTCAGTTCCGGGTAACCGGCCTGCTGCTGGCGCGCGAACGATTCGCGTGGGTAAGTGAAGTTGATGTCCTTGTTTTCCGGGATTTTTGCGGTTTTGGCGAACTCGGGCGGTGAAGAAACGTTGGTGGTGATGTCGTTGATGGGCGGATAGCGCCGCCCCCACAGGGCCATGCCCGCCACCGGCAGCACGATCAGCGCGCACAGTCCCACGGCTGTCAGCGCCGCATGATCCGGCGCGCGGATCACCGCAACAATTCCCAGCACCAACCCCAGCGCGCCGACTGCCGCTCCCCCCAGGAAGATGCTGAATCCGGTCATGGGCGCTGTCGCGCGAATGTTCGCCAGTAACGGCCCCACGGCGTAAGCCAGCATGCCCAACGCTCCGAACAGGAAACTCCATCGTGCAAACATGACTCACCGCGCGCAATTTGATTTCGTAGGGAGGCGAAGCGCCGCCACCCAAAATAGCATACACGGCTGGCATGCGACGTTGGTGGTATATTTATCTCAGATGGTAGATGGCCCCAGGAGGCACGCCGATGTTCATGAATCAACACTTGAAGCGATTGCTGATCACTGCGCTGCTGGCGCTGGCGACGGTGAAATTCACCGCCGCGCAGATTGGCTCGCAGCCGGCCGCCGAATGGATTCCACATCTGGAAGACGCGACGCGCGTCGCCGGACTAAAAATCGATGAGGTAGTGAAGATCATCGGCCTCAAGCCGGGCATGGTGGTGGCCGATATCGGCTCCGGCTCCGGCGTGTTCACGCGCCCCTTCGCCAAGGCCGTGGGCGCGGGCGGCAAGGCCATCGCCGTGGACATCGACACCGCGCTGCTCTCCTACATCTCCGAG from Acidobacteriota bacterium encodes:
- a CDS encoding pyridoxal phosphate-dependent aminotransferase, with protein sequence MRTNRLSQLLETKRRAEVSLLDLTESNPTRAGISYPSSQLLEALSNPGWLVYEPSAMGLPRAREAVAAYYAARGCAVSPEHILLTASTSEAYSYLFKLLADPGDEVLVPRPSYPLFEFLAGLEAVQPVHYSLAYHGEWRIDFDSLGAALTPRTRAVVIVNPNNPTGSFLKRDERAQLMELCRVHRLALISDEVFSDFVFPATAKENLVRSVVDETGVLTFSLSGLSKVAGLPQVKAGWIAVSGPPDACRDALARLELIADTYLSVSSQVQHALPRLLKLGAAMQTAIQMRVQRNLSHLQAALAADSSARVLAAEGGWYATLEIPRNRSEEQWALELLEQDNVIVQPGYFYDFEREAYLVLSLLTPEETFAVGAARVLARVQS
- a CDS encoding DUF1499 domain-containing protein — its product is MFARWSFLFGALGMLAYAVGPLLANIRATAPMTGFSIFLGGAAVGALGLVLGIVAVIRAPDHAALTAVGLCALIVLPVAGMALWGRRYPPINDITTNVSSPPEFAKTAKIPENKDINFTYPRESFARQQQAGYPELKALYVKLTPSETFLLLRAAAESNIQWKVTVVDGLTLSLEGYEESMLFHFRDDFVVQARTVPGGTLVEMRSRSRDGRGDLGVNAARIARFLEAVSSKAIVESTMPL
- a CDS encoding abhydrolase domain-containing 18 encodes the protein MRWIYRARVELNRAYRQRMDDWEMKLMTAATNRVVRPFDWGLDWAEHWPSAREIARNGHDPAGYLAALGEAGSRASEEFFGYQTPTDFQLRDDILSFTSPVRTPYAENNIAHAQWFPASDRKGRAIIVLPHWNAKVNEHVGLCKALQYLGLPTLRVSLPYHDRRMLPGFERADYAVSSNVGRTVDSTRQAVIDIRCCLDWLESQGYHRFGIIGTSLGSAYAFLASAHDARLRANVYNMVSLYFADVVWTGLSTLHIRQSFDGNVDLPQLQAAWRAITPAEYVHRYSTMKKKSLFIYATYDSTFLRQYSDAMLEEARLREFDHDVAVVPCGHYTMGRTPFRYLDGYHICNFFLRNV